Below is a window of Candidatus Cloacimonadota bacterium DNA.
CAATTATCTCGATCTCATCTGCTTTTTTTTCTTTTGCAAGTTGAGAAATTTTTTCCAACTTTTCATCTAATGAATAATTTTCCATTATCACTTTCCTGTTTTGAAATATTTTTTGTAGTCTCTGCCAACAATAATGACAAAGTCATAATTCGACCATTTGTTTGATTGTTCATATAAATATGGTATAGAAATAATATTTTTCAGTTGGTTCAATTTATTATAGTCCAATTTTTTTATAATTATCACGCTTTTCAGATAGCAGAATTTATTTGCGTTGCCAAAAGATAAGACGTTAAAGCCCAAATCAATAAGTTCATTTCGTATTTCTCTTGCTAAACCCGCTTTACCAACACCATTCAAAACTTGTATATCTATATCACTTATCTTTCCTGTTGATTTTGCAAATTCCCAATCCCTTGCAGGTGTGCTTTCCTTGTAAAATATTATAGTTGAGCATAGGTATAGCAGATTTAGGATAAAAAAAAACCGATAGATATTTTTAGAAATCTAACAACATTATCAATCTTCGTCATTCAGTGCCTTTTTTAACTTTTGGAAAGCGACTTGCATATTTTCGGGAATTACCCGAGTTTCTCCAATCGTGGTGATGAAATTTGTATCTCCATTCCAGCGTGGAACGATGTGAATGTGAAGATGGTCGCTAATTCCGGCACCGGCTGCTTTGCCAATATTTATTCCGATATTAAAACCATCAGGATTGTAAGCCTTTTTGAGTCCGATTTCAGCAATTTTTGTCATCCTAAAAACCTCGAGGATTTCATCATCGTTCAAATCGGTAAGATCGTTCACATGACGAAATGGCACAACCATCAAATGAGCGTTGTTGTAGGGATAGAGATTCATAATTATATACGAGTGTAAACCACGCTTCAAGATTAGATGTTTTTCGTCATTTTCATCTGCCGGTTTATTACAAAATATGCAACCCTTTTCTTTTTCCCTAAGAATATAATCTATTCGCCAGGGAGAATATAGTTTATTCATTCATTTTGGGGAATCATCGAGAGATTCCAGTTCTTTCAATTGTTCCGGAGAATTTATACCGGAAATTTCAAGGGGGTCTTTTGCAATCACAGCGGCAATTTTCGCCCCTTCATTCTGCAAAATTTCCAATGTATCTGTCAGGTACAATTCATTTTGGGCGTTATTGGTTTTGATTAATGGAAGAATCTCAAAAAGTTTTTTGGCATCAAAACAAAAGATGCCGGAATTTATCTCATTCACTTTTCGCTTTTGCTCGGAAGCATCTTTATGTTCCACAATCTTCAATACATAACCGTTTTTATCTCGAATAATTCTGCCATAACCGGTTGGATCGTTGAGTATAGCTGTTAGCACGGTGGCAGCAGCGTTTTTTTCGTTATGAATTCTAATTAGATTATCAATAGTTTTTGCTTTCAGAAGAGGAACATCTCCGGGAGTAATAACTACATTTCCGTCAAATCCCGAAAAATATTTTGCCGTCATCAAAACTGCATGGCCTGTTCCATTTTGTTTTTTTTGTTCAACAAAAATGATTGAATCAAAGTTTTTTAACGCCTCAATCACAACATCTTTTTTATATCCCACAACAACCGCTATTTTTTTTGGCTTAATATTTTGAGCAGTTTCCACAATACGTGAAATCATCGGTTTTCCGTTGAATTCATGGAGAACTTTCGGAAGGTTAGATTTCATGCGGACACCTTTTCCAGCAGCCAAAATGATAATTGAATTTTCTTTTTTCATAATACTCACTTAAGGAACTGCTTTTTTAACCTACGGTAAAGTTTGTCAAATACTTCGGGAGTTTTTGTAAAATCCAGCTTATTCGTATTCACTTTGAGCACATTTAAGGATGAAAATTTGTTGAAAAAATCCTCGTAGGCTCGCATTAGATCGAGGATGTAATTCCTTTGAATGTTATGTTCAAAATCTCGATTTCTTTTTTTGATTCTATCCATCACCACGTCTATGTCAGCATAAAGATAAATGGTTAGATCCGGGGAAACCACATTGCTTTTTAGAATCGAAAATATCGTGTTATACAGAGCCAACTCATGATTGCCAATGGTCATGTTCGCGAAAATTGAATCCTTCATAAACATATAATCACTTACGATGTTGGTGTGGAATATTTCAGTTTGAAACAACTGTTGTACCTGACGATATCTGCTCAGAAGGAAAAAAAGTTGCGTTTGGAATGCTTTCCCCTTTATATCATCATAAAATTCTTTTAAAAATGGATTTTCTTCAAATTGTTCAAGTAGTAATTTCGCATGTAATTTTTTGGCAAGCAGGTTTGCCAATGTGGTTTTACCCACTCCGATAACGCCTTCGACTGCAATGAATTTATTTTTAATATTCATCTAAAAATAGCACGCAGATTACAGTGATTAAATTTTATCTTTCGCATCAATTTGTTTTTCGAATTCTAACATTCTTCATATAATTTTTTCATTGCCTTATTTTTAATAGGATGAATAAATTTCGGAGCGATCTCATTTAAAGAATGAAGCACAAATTTTCGGTTTAGGATCTCTTTATGTGGAATTGTTAAATGTGGCAGGTTTATGATTTGATTATCGAAAAACAAAATATCCAGATCAATTATTCTCGGTCCCCATTTTTCAATCCGCACTCTTCCCATTTCCAGTTCAATTTTTTGCAATTCTTTTAATAGGTCTTCCGCTTCAAACTCAGTTTCAATTTGAATAACACAATTAAGAAAATCAGGTTGATCAAGTTTGCCTACCGGTTGAGTTTCAATTAATGTTGATTTTTTAGCAAATCGAATTTCAAGCAATTTTTCAATATGTTCTATTGCGTTTAGAATATTTTTCTTTCTATTTCCCAGATTCGAGCCAATACCGATGAATGCTGTGTTGATTATTTATTCTCTTTCCTTATACATTTCCAGTTCCACATAATCCAAAGTGCCATTAATTGGAACCGCAATTTTTTTTATGGCAATTGTACATTTTACTACGAGTGGAAACTTGTCCATAATTCTTTCGAGGACTTTGGCAGCTAATTTTTCCAGTAAATGATATTTGTAGTTTTCCACCTCTTCTTTAACTTCTTCGAAAATTTTTGTATAGTCCACGGTATCTTCAAGATGTTTCACTTTATCATCGATATCATGGTTGGTTTCCACAGTGATATCAACTCCGAATCTTTGTCCGAGAGTTCTTTCGGCTTCATGTAAACCGTGATAGCCATAGAAGATCATATTTTTCAGAGTAATTTTCATAATTCCTCACTTTCGGGAAATTTTGTGATTAACATGTTAATTTGATATTATTTCGACCATTTTCGGTTTTAGAAAATTTGTTTTTCGTAAACGAGAATTAAAAAATTTCAATAGCAAAAAACTTAATCCCCAAGAAATTAATGAGAGTAATATAGATACATTTTCCGATAACAATAATAAATCTTTAGAAAAAAAATATATTAAGAATAGAACTATTATTGGCATTATAAATATCAGGAATGAACTTAAAATCCGTGAGCCCGGATTCAATTCGAAAGAGACTTTATCGTGTTTTTTTGCTTGAAGAGTATTGATAAGTTCAAAAGTTGTTTTGTTTGCGTTTCCGGTCATGCAAAAAGGTTCCAAACTACATCCTTTGCAATTGAAACTTCTCTCAACCTCCACAATCACGCGGTTGTTTTGAATTCCAACCACTTTTCCTTTTTCGAATATTATTTCTTCTTGAAATTTCATCTTAAAATTCTAACTGTTTTATTATACTCGTAAGGAACAATCCTGATTTTCATCAGGAAAACCAATTGTCTCTCAAGACAGTAGTTTTGCATTGTTGTCATCCTGATGGTTTCGGGACGGATTGAATAAAACTCTACAGATGCCTCCCAATTAGACAAATTTTTAGAAATTACGTCCAACAGAAAGTTGATTTATAAATCCGAGTTCACCCCAGGAATTTATAGCGTAATTGAACATATAATTTTTCCACTTGAATCCAAATCCTGCAGATATACCGGAAAGAAAATCAATGCTGGAACCAACGTTAAAATCAGATGCATTTGTGCGATAACCTGCTCTAAGAGTAAGATTATCGCGCACTTTTTTCTCCACACCCAGATTGCCGTAAACGTCATTGTCCGCCGGCTTATTTATATCGAGGGCAAGATGCCCATCCGGAATATCATATCGGATACCACCGGCTAAAAGAAGTGGCAACTTTTCTTCTTTAGAATCGAATTGGGATATTTGCTTTCCAAAATTTTTTACGCCAAGACCTATTTTGAGCTTTGGGTTTGGAGTTTGGTGCATAATCGCAACGTCTCCGGCGATTGCTTGGGAAGAATAGTCATCAATAGATTCCGTGATAAATTTGAAACTGAAACCAATATCTATAATATCCGAAATAACTTTACCGTAGGAAACACCGAGCATTACATCATAAGAGCCAAATGTGCCCAAATCAATAATTCCGCCGCTTTCATCAATTTCAGTTTTATCAAAATCACCTGCACCCACAAATTTTGCAAAAAAAGCAACCGCAGAAATATTTGAAATCGGTAACACACAGCTGGCAGCGCCACCGTTGTAGCTATCAATATAATTGAGATAGGTTACTCCGTATTTTTTGCATTTTATCTGAGCTAAACCAGCCGGATTCCAGAAGGGAGCCAGCTCATCATTTGATAAACCGAAATATGCATTTGACATTCCGGCAGCTCGAGGACCTATCGGAACCTTTAAAAATGTGAACGAACGGGTGCCTGCATCAGAATATATTCCAAAAAGAGTTTGGAAAAGTAATAATGCGACAGCAAGGCAGATAATTTTCTTTAAATTCATAATAATCCTTATCTCAAAATTTTTGATTTGTCATAATATTTTTGGTTACACTTTGAAAATACCTATTATTTTTGTCAATTTATACGGGAAATTTAACATTCGCCATTTTTTATGAAACATGAAGTTTGAAATAATCGGAGATTTCAGCATCACTATCTGGCATCGTTTTTGTGATAACTACCATTAAATTTATCTAATGAAAAAACAATCAACAGACATAATTGAGTATTTTAATCCAAAAAATCATATTTCTTTTCAAGTTTTTTGACAATAAATTTCACATTTTCCGTATTTAAAGAATGTTTAAGCATGAAATTTTACGGAAAACAATTCACATGGGAGCAATAGTAATTCCATTGCTTTATTACTTTGTGGTTAGGAACCAACTGATTGCAATTGCAATATTATTGCCCATTGCTTTGATTTGTCTAATTATAGATGCATCGAGGATAGAAAATCCGAGATTGAAAAATAAATTTTATTCGCTTTTCGGAGCACATTTGAGAGATGAAGAAACTTCCAGACTTACCGGTGCGTCTTATCTTCTTACTTCTTCTGTGGTTGCAATAGCTATTTTCACTAAGGAAATTGCATTTCTCTCCATCTCATTTCTGGCGATCGGAGACACTTTTGCTGCTTTGATAGGTTTGCAATTCGGAAAAAGAAAGATAGGCAATTCCAAAAAAACGCTTGAAGGATTAATCGGTTCCTTTATCAGCTGTGCAATTTTCGGGATTATATGCTATTTTTTAATCTTCGAAAAAGTTTTTGCAGGTCCACAAGGCACCACAAATCCAGAACCTTATACTATTATGATATTAGCTGGTGCTATAACAGCAGCAATTACAGAAGTTTCAAATCTTCATATAAACGACAATATTACTATTCCACTGATCTCAGGAATCGTAATGAGCATTATCTTTATGATAATTTAGGAGCATAACTTATGGATCTATCTTTTATTATACCAGCCCAAAATGAAGAAAAAAGTTTGAAAATTCTTCATGAACAAATAATTAGCAACATCAATAACTATTCATATGAAATAATCTTTTTAAATGACGGTAGCACAGATAATACCCAAGAAATAATGGAAGAAATTGCAGCATCTGATAAAAATGTTAAGATTGTAGAATTTCGGAGAAATTTTGGGAAATCAGCAGCCCTTCAATCGGGTTTTGATATTGCTATGGGGAATATTGTTTTTACAATGGATGCCGACCTCCAAGACGATCCTGCTGAAATTCCTAATTTCATAAAGAGGATAAATGAAGGATTCGATCTGGTTGCAGGTTGGAAACAAAAACGCAAAGACCCGCTCTCAAAAACTATACCGTCAAAATTGTTTAATTTTGTTACTTCCAAATTATTCAAACTGAAATTACATGATTACAATTGTGGTTTTAAAGCTTATCGCAACGAAGTTGTAAAATCAATAAGCATTTACGGGGAACTCCATCGTTATATTCCTGCTTTAGCAAAAGCACAGGGGTTTTCCGTTTGTGAGATTCCGATTGTGCACCACAAACGAGAATTTGGGAAATCAAAATATGGAGCAAAACGTTTGGTAAGAGGATTTTTGGATTTACTGACAGTTAATATGATTACGAAATATGCGAGAAGTCCTTTATATCTTTTCGGTTTAAGCGGAATGATAATTTCTTTTTTGGGATTTGCTACTACCATTTACTTAAGCATCATGAAGATATTTTTTGGTATGTCTTTGAGTAATCGTCCCTTACTCGTTATGGGAGTTCTGCTGATCGTAGTTGGCATTCAACTTATTTCCATAGGATTGATTGGGGAATTTATCGTTTATCTGAATAACAGAAAAGAGCCAATCCGGAGTAAAGAACAGAGGGTAAAAGATTAATTATTGTTTATCCGTAAAGTAGGGATTCGACGCAGATG
It encodes the following:
- a CDS encoding LytR C-terminal domain-containing protein, with amino-acid sequence MSKNIYRFFFILNLLYLCSTIIFYKESTPARDWEFAKSTGKISDIDIQVLNGVGKAGLAREIRNELIDLGFNVLSFGNANKFCYLKSVIIIKKLDYNKLNQLKNIISIPYLYEQSNKWSNYDFVIIVGRDYKKYFKTGK
- a CDS encoding HIT domain-containing protein, encoding MNKLYSPWRIDYILREKEKGCIFCNKPADENDEKHLILKRGLHSYIIMNLYPYNNAHLMVVPFRHVNDLTDLNDDEILEVFRMTKIAEIGLKKAYNPDGFNIGINIGKAAGAGISDHLHIHIVPRWNGDTNFITTIGETRVIPENMQVAFQKLKKALNDED
- a CDS encoding NTP transferase domain-containing protein; the protein is MKKENSIIILAAGKGVRMKSNLPKVLHEFNGKPMISRIVETAQNIKPKKIAVVVGYKKDVVIEALKNFDSIIFVEQKKQNGTGHAVLMTAKYFSGFDGNVVITPGDVPLLKAKTIDNLIRIHNEKNAAATVLTAILNDPTGYGRIIRDKNGYVLKIVEHKDASEQKRKVNEINSGIFCFDAKKLFEILPLIKTNNAQNELYLTDTLEILQNEGAKIAAVIAKDPLEISGINSPEQLKELESLDDSPK
- a CDS encoding deoxynucleoside kinase; translation: MNIKNKFIAVEGVIGVGKTTLANLLAKKLHAKLLLEQFEENPFLKEFYDDIKGKAFQTQLFFLLSRYRQVQQLFQTEIFHTNIVSDYMFMKDSIFANMTIGNHELALYNTIFSILKSNVVSPDLTIYLYADIDVVMDRIKKRNRDFEHNIQRNYILDLMRAYEDFFNKFSSLNVLKVNTNKLDFTKTPEVFDKLYRRLKKQFLK
- the folK gene encoding 2-amino-4-hydroxy-6-hydroxymethyldihydropteridine diphosphokinase, with translation MINTAFIGIGSNLGNRKKNILNAIEHIEKLLEIRFAKKSTLIETQPVGKLDQPDFLNCVIQIETEFEAEDLLKELQKIELEMGRVRIEKWGPRIIDLDILFFDNQIINLPHLTIPHKEILNRKFVLHSLNEIAPKFIHPIKNKAMKKLYEEC
- the folB gene encoding dihydroneopterin aldolase → MKITLKNMIFYGYHGLHEAERTLGQRFGVDITVETNHDIDDKVKHLEDTVDYTKIFEEVKEEVENYKYHLLEKLAAKVLERIMDKFPLVVKCTIAIKKIAVPINGTLDYVELEMYKERE
- a CDS encoding PorV/PorQ family protein, whose translation is MNLKKIICLAVALLLFQTLFGIYSDAGTRSFTFLKVPIGPRAAGMSNAYFGLSNDELAPFWNPAGLAQIKCKKYGVTYLNYIDSYNGGAASCVLPISNISAVAFFAKFVGAGDFDKTEIDESGGIIDLGTFGSYDVMLGVSYGKVISDIIDIGFSFKFITESIDDYSSQAIAGDVAIMHQTPNPKLKIGLGVKNFGKQISQFDSKEEKLPLLLAGGIRYDIPDGHLALDINKPADNDVYGNLGVEKKVRDNLTLRAGYRTNASDFNVGSSIDFLSGISAGFGFKWKNYMFNYAINSWGELGFINQLSVGRNF
- a CDS encoding glycosyltransferase family 2 protein, which gives rise to MDLSFIIPAQNEEKSLKILHEQIISNINNYSYEIIFLNDGSTDNTQEIMEEIAASDKNVKIVEFRRNFGKSAALQSGFDIAMGNIVFTMDADLQDDPAEIPNFIKRINEGFDLVAGWKQKRKDPLSKTIPSKLFNFVTSKLFKLKLHDYNCGFKAYRNEVVKSISIYGELHRYIPALAKAQGFSVCEIPIVHHKREFGKSKYGAKRLVRGFLDLLTVNMITKYARSPLYLFGLSGMIISFLGFATTIYLSIMKIFFGMSLSNRPLLVMGVLLIVVGIQLISIGLIGEFIVYLNNRKEPIRSKEQRVKD